The nucleotide sequence CGTTGGATTGTGGCGAGCCCTCGGATGGAGAGTTTGTGGAAGCATTGGCAAGATGTCCTGACGCACCAACAAGTGCTGCTTTGGCCTTTGATGCCGTATCGCATTCGCATTTACTGATCGGCTCTTGGGAAAAATAGCTGCTGATTCATCTGTTCCAGATCGAATCTGATCCAGTATTTCAGCTCTCACATCAGAAAAAAGACGATGCAATGAACTGATCCTGTCCGTGAGCCAGTGATGAGATTTCTCGATCTGTGGTTTCTAACATATGCGCATTTTCAATTAACTGGATTGCTTCGATTTAAAAGTGTTGAAAGATTTTCCCAATTTTAAATCCAACTTTGAGACAACACTCAAATGAAAGACGACCTCCTTCGATCCCATCAGTTCAGTGTTGACGGAGAAGCCCTTTCCCTTCTCAGCGGCGAAGTCCATTATTGGCGGCTGCAACCCTATTATTGGGAGAAAATTTTGCAACGGGTCCGCGAAATGGGCCTTCAGATCATCGCCAGTTATGTGTGTTGGGAATTTCATGAATATGAGCCTGGGAAACTGGATTTTGTTGGCGAAACCATTCCCGAGCGAGATTTGGTTGGATTTTTAAAGCTCTGCCAATCAATGAATTTCAAGGTGATCATTCGGCCGGGACCCTATATCTATTCGGAATGGCCGCAGGCTGGCATCCCAGCTCGGCTGGCCCGCTACCATCGCCTTCACCCAGTTTTTCTCAAAGAATGCGAGCATTACATTCAGCACGTTACAGAGACCTTGAAGCCCTGGTTTTCTACCAAAGGCGGGCCGATCATTTTGCTTCAAGCCGATAACGAGATCGACTCGTTCGCGTACTTTCACGGCGAGCAACTGGGCTTATATGGCGGTGACGGGCTATTTCAGGAATTTCTAAAGGAAAAATACAAAAATAGTGACCAACTGAACCGCATCTGGCAAACTCGATTCAGCGAGTTTTCCGAAACCGCGGGAACAATAAAGCTCAAAGATCAAATTCCTGGTAGCAAGGCTCGCGCCTTAGATTTCTTTCAGTTCCAACATTGGTGCGCTAAAAAGATCGCCAGATGGGTAGTCAACGCCTATCGCGCTGCGGGTGTTGACATCCCAATCTATCTCAATACCGTGCATCATTGCTACAGCCAAAATTTGAGGGAAATGGCCGAGGAATTCGGGCTGGTCGGCATCGATCTCTATCCTTCCAACGAATTTCATGCTTCTGAGGATGAACATTTAAAATTCTTGAGAAACGTCTGTTATGCCAGCGCCGTTACCAAGCTTCCCTATATTCCTGAGTTCCAATGCGGCATCTGGCATGGCTATCATTATCACACCAAAAATTTGACCGCGAATCATTATCGGATGTCTTGCTTGACTGCATTAATGGCCGGCATCATTGGCTGGAACTGGTACATGCTGGTGGAACGGGACAATTGGTATTATTCGCCCATCAATTCGCGGGGGTTTATCCGACCCGAGCTTTTCGAACCGATGACGAAAATCGTAGAAGTTTTTCATCGCCTTAATCCCGCAAAATTGACCCGGCTGACCAATACTGCGATCACTGAAGACGAGTATCATTTTTGGGCAGAGGGCATCGGCCACCAAAATCCAATGGCGAAAGCGGTTTATGACTCGGGCATCCCATTCAGCAGTTTCGATCTGAAAAAGGGTGATCCCAAATGCCAATTGCTATTTTATGCTGGACCTGACTGGTTGCCCCGAACGAATCATCATCGGCTGCGGCAGTTTATCGAAGAAGGGGGCACGCTGGTATGCTGCAATACATTTCCGCAATTGGATGAGACTTTTCAAGCATACGCGGCCCTTCCCTTCGTTGCGCCCGAGGGCTCGACCTTCGCTAAAAATTTTGATTTGAAATTGGGCACAATTAAGATTCAAATCAAGGACTCGCTTTCGATCTTTCGACAGGTGCCAGGCGAACCGTTTTATGCGGCCCAATCGGAGCGGCAGGTGGATAATATTTACGCTGAAGAGAATGGACTCTTGGATGATCATGAGGCGGGCAGAAAATTTACCATTGGATACCAGCTTCCCATTGGCAAGGGCAAGCTTGTATACCTGGGCGTTACTCCAACCCCCAAGATTGTTAAGGCAATTCATCAAATGATGTCTACTGCAATCCATTGCCAGACAAATACCCCAAATGCATTAGTGACTTTGTTTCAAAAAGATGAACGGAAATTTTATGTGATTGTTATCAACCTCGGCACGGAGACGAGGGATGTGCAAGTTCTACTGACACCAGCGATTTTCGCCAATTCAACTTGGGATTGCAGTGATCTGTTCGCTGATAAAAAGATGAAGTTGGCATTTTCTGAAATACCAGTTTTCTCTGTGTTGGTCGCTCGCAAAGATGGGACTGTTCTCGAGCTAAATCACTGATGCCACTCGCTCTTGAATGGAGGAGGCCACTAGCCTAGCTAAATTTGACCTCTAAGGAGCCTATATGAAAAAATTCACCCAATCGCTCAAGGTCCGTTCTTACGAATTAGATGCCCAGGGGCATGTGAATTACGCCGTCTATTTGAACTATCTGGAATATGCACGAGTATGTGCGTTGGAGCAAGCGGGTTTGCGCTTTGATGATTATATTAAGCGGGGGATTTACATCGTCATCGTCGAAGTAAATATCAGGTACTTGGCGCCAGCCACTTTGGGTGACGAGCTGGAAGTTACCCTCGAAGGGATCAGCCTTGGCCGAACCAGCGCTCGGTTCAAACAAGAGATTTTCAATACCAAAACTGGCAAGCAAATCGTCGAGGCGGAGCTCGCTGGTGTGTTCATCAATAGAGAAGGAAAGCCGATCCCGATCGATGAAAAGTTTAAAAGTGCTTTTTTTGATTCTCTATAAATCCCGCAGCGTTCCTAAACCTCCCAGGTTTAGGAACGCTCAAAACCCACTTGCCTTTTTCGCTTTTTCCTGTTAAATTCATTCTGCAATGGCTCCCTCCCACCATCTGATCGGAACCTGCACTTCGATTAACGCTCTTTCAGCCTGAACCAGAATTGAACACCAGCGCCACATTTGAGCCAGCCATTGCCTGGGGGAGCTTAAGTTCTTTCTATTCTAACAACCCAATGATTTAACTTGTGAACCAACCGAAAGGAGCACTATCATGAACCGATCAATTTGCGCACTGATCACTATTTTTTCACTGATCACTCTGTTTTCACTGATTCCTGCCCACTGGGCCTTCCCCCAGGGCATCTGGAAATATTATACCCGTGCCGATGGGCTGGCAGGAGATTCTGTTTTCTGTATTTCTCAGGATAAGCAGGATAATATGTGGTTTGGTACCTGGGGTGCTGGTTTAAGCAAACTGGATACCAATGGAATCTGGACTAACTATTTTACTGGTAATTATACATTCGCAGTAATATATGACATTGAAGTTGATTCATCCAACAATAAATGGTTTGTTATTTCTCGGAGAGGTGGCCCTCATGGATGTTATGTCGTCAAATTTGATGATAATAAGTTTACTTATTATAAGCCAGCGCCTGAAGGATACCCTGATGTTGCCAATGTGTTAGGTCAGGATTCATTGGGTTACATCTGGTGTGGTGTCTTTCAATCCGGTGGCGCCTATTGGTTTGATGGAAATAGCTGGAATTATTGGTCTGTCCCGGGCCTCTGGGATATTTATAATGGAATTAGTGATATTAAAACAGATCGTTATGGCAAGCTTTATTTTGGTCACTCTAATGGGGTATCGACTAAATATGATTTTTTATTCAATGTGGGGCGTGTTTCTGGTATCGCCTTTGACAAGCAAAACCATTTATGGTTTGGTGTAGTTGATTGGAAATGCGGATTGTGGATGTTTGATGGCGCTACTTTACATCGCTGGACTAAAGATAATGGTTTAATTAATCCACTAAGTCAGGTTACAGCTGTAGCAATCGACTCCAGCAATAATGTCTGGATTGCCAATGGGCCCGACGAATGGGGTGGGCCTTTAGGTGTATCAAAATTTGATGGCACCACTTTTAAACATTTTAATATTGATGATGGATTAGTTAATGGTTTTGTCTATGATGTTTTTGTTGACAATAAAGGAGACATATGGTTCGCAACCGATGGCGGTGTTTCTGTTCTGCATGATACAACGACGAACAGCGTAAGACCGGTAAATCCTCCAGCTCAGCTTTTCTCATTATTTCAAAATTTCCCTAATCCGTTTAATTTGAATACCTGCATTAAATATAATCTAAATTCAGCAGGTAAAATTGAATTATCCATTTATAATTTGTTAGGAAAGGAGGTGAGAACATTAATTAAAAAGTATCAATCGGCTGGAGAATATGAAACTAGTTGGAACGGAACCGACAATTCAGGAAAGGAGGTGAGTAGCGGCATTTATCTTGCCGTATTAACATTTAATGACTCAAAAAAAATAATTAAATTAAGTCTCATCAGGTAAATTTAACCAATGGAGGTTGCCATGTTGTCAATGAGAAACTATTTCAGATTTGCCTTACGGGCATTGATTCTTCAATTGGTCTTAATCCCCTTGCCAATCAATTGCATAATCGCTCAAGCTAATTTCTTTCCGCTGGGGCTTTGGAATTATGACATCTGCGGTCCGGAACATACCGTCGATCAACCAAATGAAATGCTCCGAATTGATGGGCTTCATGGGAATTATTTTACATCCATGTCGTTACGGGCGCAACCAGGCATGATCGATACCTGTAACCGCAGAAATGGAACCATAGTAACCACGTTAACTACGCTCAGCCATGATGACACCACTGGTGGATATTATTATCCAGTGAGAGATTATAATCCTTATGATTATAACTCAATGCTATCGCGCTATATAAGCGATAATCAAGTTGCAAATATCCAAATGGCTTTAATTGATCGTTTTATTAATCGTGTCTACAACCGCTATCAAACCAATCATGCCGGGATCGGTGCGATTCAAGTCGCCCATCAGGGTTATATGGATCAGCAGGATCACTTTGCTTTTATTCGTCATGCCGGCCGTCGCATTCAACAATTATTTGGAGATGATGTGCAATCGACAGTGGTTCACAATATTTTTCAGTGGGATGGCGGTACAACCTTGCAAAATTTCTTCAGCTACATGGGAGATAGCCTGGATGTATATCAACACGAGCAGTATCCGCTGCGAATGTTTAATCAGACTACTCCACCTTACACTCCGGCACCATATATGGGCAATGATTTTCAACAGAAAATCGATACGTTGGTCATGAGCTATCAGCAAACCTGGGAAGCGCTGAAAAATAGCGGTAATAATCATACTAAATTGGAAATCATATTTCAAACATTTGAATGTTATAATGCAACTTATCATGTCTATTGGCGTCGACCAACTCAGGCAGAAATCTGGCTCCAGGCATTCTTAGCTTTATCCAGAAATGCGAAAGGTGTACATTCTTATGTTTATCGTAGCTACCACTGGGGCGGTGCTACTTATGAGACTGGATTGATCGATTCTTTAACAAGGAATCCGAATCAGCCAACCTACAGTTATGTTGCTGACCTATATACCCATCTCGACTCCTTAGGTCCTAGATTATTGCCACTTACCGTTCTTGAT is from candidate division KSB1 bacterium and encodes:
- a CDS encoding beta-galactosidase, translating into MKDDLLRSHQFSVDGEALSLLSGEVHYWRLQPYYWEKILQRVREMGLQIIASYVCWEFHEYEPGKLDFVGETIPERDLVGFLKLCQSMNFKVIIRPGPYIYSEWPQAGIPARLARYHRLHPVFLKECEHYIQHVTETLKPWFSTKGGPIILLQADNEIDSFAYFHGEQLGLYGGDGLFQEFLKEKYKNSDQLNRIWQTRFSEFSETAGTIKLKDQIPGSKARALDFFQFQHWCAKKIARWVVNAYRAAGVDIPIYLNTVHHCYSQNLREMAEEFGLVGIDLYPSNEFHASEDEHLKFLRNVCYASAVTKLPYIPEFQCGIWHGYHYHTKNLTANHYRMSCLTALMAGIIGWNWYMLVERDNWYYSPINSRGFIRPELFEPMTKIVEVFHRLNPAKLTRLTNTAITEDEYHFWAEGIGHQNPMAKAVYDSGIPFSSFDLKKGDPKCQLLFYAGPDWLPRTNHHRLRQFIEEGGTLVCCNTFPQLDETFQAYAALPFVAPEGSTFAKNFDLKLGTIKIQIKDSLSIFRQVPGEPFYAAQSERQVDNIYAEENGLLDDHEAGRKFTIGYQLPIGKGKLVYLGVTPTPKIVKAIHQMMSTAIHCQTNTPNALVTLFQKDERKFYVIVINLGTETRDVQVLLTPAIFANSTWDCSDLFADKKMKLAFSEIPVFSVLVARKDGTVLELNH
- a CDS encoding acyl-CoA thioesterase, which produces MKKFTQSLKVRSYELDAQGHVNYAVYLNYLEYARVCALEQAGLRFDDYIKRGIYIVIVEVNIRYLAPATLGDELEVTLEGISLGRTSARFKQEIFNTKTGKQIVEAELAGVFINREGKPIPIDEKFKSAFFDSL
- a CDS encoding T9SS type A sorting domain-containing protein, with amino-acid sequence MNRSICALITIFSLITLFSLIPAHWAFPQGIWKYYTRADGLAGDSVFCISQDKQDNMWFGTWGAGLSKLDTNGIWTNYFTGNYTFAVIYDIEVDSSNNKWFVISRRGGPHGCYVVKFDDNKFTYYKPAPEGYPDVANVLGQDSLGYIWCGVFQSGGAYWFDGNSWNYWSVPGLWDIYNGISDIKTDRYGKLYFGHSNGVSTKYDFLFNVGRVSGIAFDKQNHLWFGVVDWKCGLWMFDGATLHRWTKDNGLINPLSQVTAVAIDSSNNVWIANGPDEWGGPLGVSKFDGTTFKHFNIDDGLVNGFVYDVFVDNKGDIWFATDGGVSVLHDTTTNSVRPVNPPAQLFSLFQNFPNPFNLNTCIKYNLNSAGKIELSIYNLLGKEVRTLIKKYQSAGEYETSWNGTDNSGKEVSSGIYLAVLTFNDSKKIIKLSLIR